A window of Belonocnema kinseyi isolate 2016_QV_RU_SX_M_011 chromosome 9, B_treatae_v1, whole genome shotgun sequence contains these coding sequences:
- the LOC117179409 gene encoding SET domain-containing protein 4, whose protein sequence is MGRTRRKRRHRKVPPFQKQHTQSTAASDALKLWLLDQNWVPTLDLEPHIFPETGRGLMALKDIAVKDVLLELPKRLLITTLTVSESYISRIFLSDKIYDAQCVLATFLLYEKHLKEASNWKPYLDSLPVSYSNPEFCSKTEKTILPEFVTSQLSLLSRKCKVSYLSLMETLTILRSREFVCPHCTLSFDKIITFSDFTWGYYTVNTRAVYLDGTENIRINIKGDNLALAPFLDLFNHTCRTVAVAALIKKKESEFYQIKSLTSYKRGSQVFINYGAHNNLELYMEYGFVIPQNPLDEIKFDLSDIKKCINISRTVYNFLRVHNLDDNMSFSSQGLNYSAKNVLFICTTSVQKNQWMQKMFRDNLDSEDLSRVNSLGLKILQMKKSQLKQDLQKMKRCRYKSGSFLSAVQLLEEFIQVLESCLKIICE, encoded by the coding sequence ATGGGTCGGACCAGGAGGAAACGGCGACACAGGAAGGTACCGCCTTTTCAGAAACAGCATACGCAGAGTACCGCGGCTTCAGACGCTCTAAAGCTGTGGTTGCTTGATCAGAATTGGGTGCCAACATTGGATTTGGAGCCTCACATCTTCCCGGAAACCGGTCGTGGTTTAATGGCATTAAAAGACATTGCAGTTAAAGATGTTCTATTAGAATTACCAAAACGATTGCTCATTACGACATTAACAGTCTCAGAGAGCTATATTAGTCGAATCTTTCTATCAGATAAAATTTACGATGCCCAATGCGTACTCGCAACCTTTCTTCTTTAcgaaaaacatttgaaagaagCTTCCAACTGGAAACCCTATCTTGATTCTTTACCTGTATCTTATTCTAATCCAGAATTCTGTTCTAaaactgaaaaaacaattttgccTGAATTTGTAACAAGCCAGTTAAGCCTACTTTCAAGAAAGTGTAAAGTTAGTTATCTTTCGCTAATGGAAACACTAACAATTTTAAGGAGTCGTGAATTTGTTTGCCCTCATTGTACCTtaagttttgataaaataataacattcagTGACTTCACGTGGGGATATTATACTGTCAATACGAGAGCTGTTTATCTAGATGGCACAGAGAATATAAGAATTAATATAAAAGGCGATAATCTAGCTCTTGCACCTTTTCTGGATCTTTTTAATCATACTTGTAGAACTGTTGCTGTGGCTGCTTTGATTAAGAAAAAGGAATCCGAATTTTATCAAATCAAATCTCTGACATCTTACAAGCGAGGCTCCCAAGTTTTTATCAATTATGGAGCGCATAATAATCTTGAACTGTACATGGAATATGGTTTTGTAATCCCTCAAAATCCGCTAGATGAGATTAAATTTGATCTCTCAGACATAAAAAAGTGTATCAACATTTCACGGACTGTGTACAATTTTCTCAGGGTACATAATTTGGATGATAATATGTCCTTCAGTTCGCAAGGATTAAATTACTCtgctaaaaatgtactttttatttgTACTACATCAGTGCAGAAAAATCAGTGGATGCAAAAGATGTTTAGAGACAATCTCGATTCAGAGGATCTATCTAGAGTCAATTCTTTAGGATTAAAgatacttcaaatgaaaaaaagtcaattaaagcaggatcttcaaaaaatgaaaaggtGTAGGTATAAAAGTGGTAGTTTTCTATCTGCTGTGCAACTTTTGGAAGAGTTTATACAAGTTTTAGAAAGCTGCTTAAAGATAATATGTGAATAA